A region from the Sandaracinus amylolyticus genome encodes:
- the istA gene encoding IS21 family transposase, protein MIEVREIVRRWQAAQRVREVARETGLDRKTVRRYFAVLDALGVSRDTELDDALVHQVASRVQTRALPEPSVEREMLMEHRDRIAAWLTQTKPLRLTKVHVLLARDHGVDVSYATLRRFAIDELSWRMKKPTVRVVDAPPAEEAQVDFGKMGDVYDPAAGRVRALYVLVVTLCFSRYQFVWPTWDQTTATVCEGLDAAWQFFGGVVQRIVPDNASSMVSKADAIGPTIVDAFADYAQARGLFVDAARVRQPKDKGRVENQIAYVRESWFAGEQFDDLEHARRDAAAWCRDVAGARVHGTTREVPRDLFEREERSLLGPAPTERFDVPHWSDAKVHPDHHVQVLKSLYSVPTRFIGKKVRVRADSRMVRIYLGTELIKTHPRVAAGKRSTDPNDYPQGVGELAMRSVDALLARAKQRGANVGRYAERLLGGPLPWTTMRQGYELVRLCDRYGEARVDAVCARALEFDVIDVPRIARMLKLAIAGEERAHDEGKLHRLSSGGAPRFARGADLFATKKEGER, encoded by the coding sequence ATGATCGAAGTACGAGAGATCGTGCGCCGCTGGCAGGCCGCACAGCGTGTGCGCGAGGTCGCACGCGAGACGGGACTGGATCGGAAGACGGTGCGCCGCTACTTCGCGGTGCTCGATGCGCTGGGCGTGTCGCGCGACACCGAGCTCGACGATGCGCTCGTGCACCAGGTCGCGTCGCGAGTGCAGACGCGCGCGCTTCCTGAGCCGAGCGTCGAGCGCGAGATGCTGATGGAGCATCGCGATCGCATCGCCGCGTGGCTCACGCAGACGAAGCCGCTGCGACTGACGAAGGTGCACGTGCTGCTCGCGCGCGACCACGGCGTCGACGTGAGCTACGCGACGCTGCGCCGCTTCGCGATCGACGAGCTGAGCTGGCGGATGAAGAAGCCGACGGTGCGTGTGGTCGACGCGCCGCCTGCAGAAGAAGCCCAGGTCGACTTCGGCAAGATGGGCGACGTCTACGACCCGGCAGCGGGTCGCGTGCGCGCGCTCTACGTGCTCGTCGTGACGCTCTGCTTCAGCCGCTACCAGTTCGTGTGGCCGACGTGGGATCAGACGACGGCGACGGTCTGCGAAGGGCTCGACGCGGCGTGGCAGTTCTTCGGCGGCGTCGTGCAGCGCATCGTGCCGGACAACGCATCGTCGATGGTCTCCAAGGCCGACGCGATCGGGCCCACGATCGTCGACGCGTTCGCCGACTATGCGCAGGCGCGCGGACTCTTCGTCGACGCGGCGCGCGTGCGTCAGCCGAAGGACAAGGGCCGCGTCGAGAATCAGATCGCGTACGTGCGCGAGAGCTGGTTCGCCGGTGAGCAGTTCGACGATCTCGAGCACGCGCGTCGAGATGCGGCAGCGTGGTGCCGCGACGTCGCCGGCGCGCGTGTGCACGGCACGACGCGCGAGGTGCCGCGCGACCTCTTCGAGCGTGAGGAGCGATCACTCCTCGGCCCTGCGCCTACCGAGCGATTCGACGTGCCGCACTGGTCCGACGCGAAGGTGCATCCCGACCATCACGTGCAGGTGCTCAAGTCGCTCTACTCCGTGCCGACGCGCTTCATCGGCAAGAAGGTCCGCGTGCGCGCCGACAGTCGCATGGTGCGGATCTATCTCGGCACCGAGCTCATCAAGACGCACCCGCGCGTCGCGGCGGGCAAGCGGTCGACCGACCCGAACGACTATCCGCAGGGCGTCGGCGAGCTCGCGATGAGGAGCGTCGATGCGCTGCTCGCGCGCGCGAAGCAGCGCGGCGCGAACGTCGGTCGCTACGCGGAGCGACTGCTCGGCGGGCCGCTGCCGTGGACGACGATGAGGCAGGGCTACGAGCTCGTGCGGCTCTGCGATCGCTACGGCGAGGCGCGTGTCGACGCGGTGTGCGCGCGTGCGCTCGAGTTCGATGTGATCGACGTACCTCGCATCGCGCGAATGCTGAAGCTCGCGATCGCCGGCGAGGAGCGCGCGCACGACGAAGGCAAGCTGCATCGTCTCTCGAGCGGTGGCGCGCCCCGCTTCGCGCGAGGCGCCGATCTCTTCGCGACGAAGAAGGAGGGCGAGCGATGA
- a CDS encoding patatin-like phospholipase family protein: MSPAPPRQIGLALSGGGARAMAFHLGCLRALHDRGILEQVRVLSTVSGGSVIGAMYAYSDDDFEAFDARVVNVLRRGLAGSILSRVLSPTDLVASFFTSLSASVLALGADILRVVAGRFSRRVRRMQPPLRRWHSRTTSFERSLDALIFGKARMSDVKRRTRHGALDVFINATELRTGTAFRFASDVVGSRRHGTITAASVPVSLGVAASAAYPVFLPALDCEMELTTKGGETKRQRVLLTDGGVYDNLGTAPMEPDRDPSVSAHIARPDYIIACDAGAGVVEGKSIPYWWLTRMTAAFETVFRRVQNDTRNRLHRHASDGRIKGMVMPYLGQDDARLPWAPPDLVARRCVIDYPTDFSPMSEENVRLLTRRGEQLTRVLLMHYMHDI, from the coding sequence GTGTCCCCAGCCCCTCCAAGGCAGATCGGGCTCGCTCTGTCGGGCGGCGGCGCCCGCGCGATGGCTTTCCACCTGGGGTGCCTTCGCGCGCTGCACGATCGAGGGATCCTGGAACAGGTTCGCGTGCTTTCGACGGTCTCCGGGGGCTCCGTCATCGGCGCGATGTACGCGTACAGTGACGACGACTTTGAGGCTTTCGACGCGCGCGTGGTGAACGTGCTGCGACGCGGGCTCGCGGGCTCAATCCTGTCTCGAGTCCTGTCTCCCACCGATCTCGTCGCGTCCTTCTTCACGTCGCTCTCGGCATCCGTTCTCGCGCTTGGTGCGGACATCTTGCGAGTGGTGGCCGGCCGATTCTCGAGGCGGGTGCGCCGGATGCAGCCGCCGCTTCGACGCTGGCACAGCAGGACGACGTCGTTCGAGCGGAGTCTCGACGCGCTCATCTTCGGCAAGGCGCGGATGAGCGACGTGAAGCGAAGAACCCGACACGGCGCCCTCGACGTTTTCATAAACGCAACCGAGCTCCGCACCGGAACCGCCTTCCGGTTCGCAAGTGACGTCGTCGGTTCGCGTCGTCACGGCACGATCACGGCCGCGAGCGTTCCGGTGAGCCTTGGGGTCGCTGCGTCGGCGGCGTACCCGGTGTTCCTTCCCGCGCTCGATTGCGAGATGGAGTTAACGACGAAAGGCGGCGAGACGAAACGCCAGCGCGTGCTGCTCACGGACGGCGGCGTCTACGACAACCTCGGCACGGCCCCGATGGAACCTGATCGAGACCCGAGCGTGAGCGCGCACATCGCCCGACCCGACTATATCATCGCGTGCGACGCCGGAGCGGGTGTCGTGGAGGGCAAATCGATCCCGTACTGGTGGCTCACGCGAATGACGGCCGCGTTCGAGACGGTGTTCCGGCGCGTGCAGAACGACACGCGCAACCGGCTGCACCGCCACGCGTCGGACGGGCGCATAAAGGGGATGGTCATGCCGTATCTCGGACAGGACGACGCTCGGTTGCCGTGGGCGCCGCCCGATCTCGTCGCGCGCCGGTGCGTCATTGATTATCCGACTGACTTCTCGCCCATGTCGGAGGAGAACGTTCGGCTCCTCACGCGCCGGGGCGAGCAGCTTACCCGAGTCCTTCTCATGCACTACATGCATGATATCTGA
- a CDS encoding reverse transcriptase domain-containing protein, translated as MGVLDGAEYSEPDEGTAQGSILSPLLGNIYLHHVLDAWFEAEVKPRLRGRATLNRYADDFVICFERKDDAERVMKVIEQRMQKFGLRLHPDKTRLFPFEKPPRNTDDRKGASTFDFLGFTLFWRRSHTGAWALGMKTRRARLSRAFVSVAEWCRSHRHLPVEAQHKALCRRLNGHINYFGVNGNLASLARLLQWTRRVWHKWLDRRSQRSRMTWARFDQLLNRLPLPRATFVFKSGSRLSETTSAEEPDGGNLLVRFWWGPGLSDQPGLPDTSVRSSPAGAARGRGDERQTCLRRSTLVRHRPRREHLGASSAGSESDTPCP; from the coding sequence GTGGGCGTGCTCGACGGCGCGGAATACTCCGAGCCGGACGAGGGAACGGCGCAGGGCTCGATCCTGTCGCCGCTGCTCGGCAACATCTATCTGCATCACGTGCTCGACGCGTGGTTCGAGGCGGAAGTGAAGCCTCGACTGCGCGGTCGCGCGACGCTCAATCGCTATGCAGATGACTTCGTCATCTGCTTCGAGCGGAAGGACGACGCCGAGCGCGTGATGAAGGTGATCGAGCAGCGGATGCAGAAGTTTGGACTCCGGCTCCATCCCGACAAGACGCGCCTATTTCCCTTCGAGAAGCCGCCGCGCAATACGGACGATCGAAAGGGAGCGAGCACCTTTGACTTCCTCGGGTTCACGCTGTTCTGGCGTCGATCCCACACGGGAGCGTGGGCGCTCGGGATGAAGACGCGCCGTGCGCGCCTATCACGGGCATTCGTGTCCGTGGCGGAGTGGTGTCGGAGCCACCGACATCTCCCTGTCGAGGCGCAGCACAAGGCGCTTTGTCGCAGACTGAATGGGCACATCAACTACTTCGGCGTGAATGGCAACCTGGCCAGCTTGGCGCGGCTACTTCAATGGACGCGACGCGTCTGGCACAAGTGGCTCGACCGTCGAAGTCAACGATCGCGAATGACATGGGCGCGCTTCGACCAGCTGTTGAATCGCCTCCCGTTGCCGCGAGCGACATTCGTGTTCAAATCTGGCTCACGGCTTAGTGAGACGACCTCGGCGGAAGAGCCGGATGGTGGAAATCTCCTTGTCCGGTTCTGGTGGGGGCCCGGGCTGAGCGATCAGCCCGGGCTACCCGACACTTCTGTTCGTTCATCACCAGCAGGTGCCGCGCGCGGCCGCGGCGACGAGCGCCAGACCTGCCTTAGACGATCCACCCTGGTTCGCCACCGACCGCGACGCGAGCACCTTGGGGCATCCAGTGCCGGATCTGAATCCGACACTCCTTGCCCTTGA
- a CDS encoding ThiF family adenylyltransferase: MGLQPHDEALQQLRDIEDASNGRFRVRRSWVPDPRTLCVDLAVWCGGFERRAGGLPIRNRERFTISIPDDFPFVPPSVCAAHDRFAGFGHVQWKRSLCLYQSTESEWSPRDGMFGFLTRLVDWLSHGARGEFEPEGAPLHPPVAYQRSGITVIPRIDTPAPNGAPWIGLAQVNVVHEARVDLVGWCSLEETPASGLQAGAAILLDTSMPYEYPAKVSDLFGLLEARGVTARFRPLFTAATRNAYGTPLYVIVGTPMRGVSGARQLEQHVAAWRVDAAFADKLRALLEVAALDDPAFREIEDALLQSVASWAAEAKIEWATVREARPAVTRRRDEHAPMNYFAGKAVAVWGCGALGGHIAELLARAGVRRLVLRDRSTVAPGVLVRQPFEDLDIGRHKAELVAARVARIDPSIVVEPHRAELLVDPLDCDDWTDGTDVVVDASASLAVLEKVELRRAASVRRVPLVNLVVDGGAERALLTIARAEHTGAAGDVARRAKLAACARRELRDFADAFWPVVRAPVFQPEPGCSASTFRGSAADLVGLAATGLNLAAVSLSDPAPDATACAHFIAQPHVRSPPGCVRHACVVWPADVICDDAVSGYQIRIAAGAWRELAGWTVRSARVHGPSIETGGILFGERNDACRVIWVDEILGPPPDSRARADVFECGVEGVLAACAEKRARTRRSVEYIGMWHTHPDAKPIPSATDREGMARLTSLAGTRTQKALLVILGTSAGRPASHGAYLFSRADFVP, from the coding sequence ATGGGGCTTCAGCCGCACGACGAGGCGCTCCAGCAGCTCCGCGATATCGAGGACGCCTCGAACGGCCGGTTCCGCGTCCGCCGGAGCTGGGTTCCGGATCCGCGCACGCTGTGCGTGGATCTCGCCGTTTGGTGCGGCGGGTTCGAGCGCCGGGCCGGGGGGCTGCCGATCCGGAATCGAGAACGGTTCACGATCTCGATCCCGGACGATTTCCCGTTCGTGCCACCCAGCGTGTGTGCAGCCCACGATCGCTTCGCCGGATTCGGGCACGTTCAGTGGAAGCGCTCGCTCTGCCTCTACCAATCGACCGAGAGCGAGTGGTCTCCGCGCGATGGCATGTTCGGGTTCCTTACGCGGCTTGTGGATTGGCTTTCGCATGGGGCGCGCGGCGAGTTCGAGCCCGAAGGCGCTCCGCTCCACCCGCCGGTCGCGTACCAGCGGTCGGGCATCACCGTGATTCCGCGGATCGATACACCCGCGCCGAACGGCGCGCCGTGGATCGGCCTCGCGCAGGTGAACGTCGTTCACGAGGCGCGGGTCGACCTGGTCGGCTGGTGCTCGCTTGAGGAAACCCCTGCGAGCGGGCTGCAAGCCGGCGCCGCCATCCTGCTCGATACGTCGATGCCGTATGAGTACCCCGCGAAGGTCTCGGATCTCTTCGGACTGCTTGAAGCGCGTGGCGTTACCGCGCGATTTCGCCCGCTGTTCACCGCGGCTACGCGCAACGCTTACGGGACTCCACTCTACGTCATCGTCGGCACGCCCATGCGGGGCGTCAGCGGCGCGCGTCAACTCGAGCAGCACGTTGCTGCGTGGCGTGTCGACGCGGCATTCGCTGACAAGCTCCGGGCGCTTCTCGAGGTGGCAGCGCTTGACGATCCCGCTTTTCGCGAGATCGAGGACGCACTGCTTCAGAGCGTCGCGTCCTGGGCCGCTGAGGCGAAGATCGAGTGGGCGACTGTCCGAGAGGCGCGGCCCGCAGTGACCCGCCGGCGCGATGAGCACGCGCCGATGAACTACTTTGCCGGCAAGGCGGTCGCGGTCTGGGGCTGCGGCGCGCTCGGAGGTCACATCGCGGAGTTGCTCGCACGAGCTGGCGTTCGCCGACTCGTGCTCCGTGACCGGTCAACGGTCGCGCCGGGAGTTCTCGTTCGCCAGCCCTTTGAGGATCTCGATATCGGGCGCCACAAAGCGGAGCTCGTCGCGGCGCGCGTGGCGCGGATTGACCCGTCGATCGTGGTGGAACCGCACCGCGCGGAACTCTTGGTCGACCCGCTCGATTGTGATGACTGGACCGACGGAACCGACGTAGTCGTTGACGCCAGCGCCAGCCTCGCGGTGCTCGAGAAGGTGGAGCTGCGCCGCGCAGCATCGGTACGCCGCGTACCCCTGGTGAACCTCGTGGTGGATGGCGGGGCGGAGCGCGCGCTCCTGACGATCGCGCGAGCCGAGCACACTGGAGCCGCAGGAGACGTCGCGCGCCGAGCGAAGCTCGCCGCGTGCGCTCGTCGTGAGCTCCGTGATTTCGCCGATGCGTTCTGGCCGGTCGTGCGCGCGCCGGTTTTCCAGCCCGAGCCCGGATGCTCCGCGAGCACGTTCCGGGGCTCGGCGGCAGACCTCGTCGGGCTCGCCGCAACCGGTCTGAACCTCGCCGCAGTGAGCTTGTCCGACCCTGCGCCTGACGCGACCGCCTGCGCCCACTTCATCGCGCAGCCCCACGTGCGGTCCCCACCGGGCTGCGTTCGCCACGCCTGCGTTGTCTGGCCGGCCGATGTCATCTGCGATGATGCGGTATCCGGGTACCAGATCCGTATCGCGGCCGGAGCTTGGCGTGAACTCGCAGGGTGGACCGTGCGATCGGCACGCGTCCACGGACCGAGTATCGAGACCGGAGGCATCCTCTTCGGCGAGAGAAATGACGCGTGCCGCGTCATCTGGGTTGATGAGATTCTCGGACCGCCGCCTGACAGCCGCGCGCGCGCCGATGTGTTCGAGTGTGGCGTCGAAGGCGTCCTTGCCGCTTGCGCCGAGAAACGCGCCCGCACGCGCCGATCGGTTGAGTACATCGGCATGTGGCACACGCATCCCGACGCGAAGCCAATTCCGAGCGCCACGGATCGAGAGGGAATGGCGCGTCTCACGAGCCTCGCGGGCACGAGAACGCAGAAAGCGCTCCTCGTAATCCTGGGCACGTCCGCGGGCCGTCCCGCAAGTCACGGGGCATACCTTTTTTCGCGGGCCGACTTCGTGCCATGA
- a CDS encoding MBL fold metallo-hydrolase, giving the protein MFEALEKAYAEAKTKLCDRVGRKQAIAFLVEYDAISRAIVGTPSQTGTRHEVGTAQGAPMSRATAVFTQRPVGQGGFLTGTLEALDEEVNIVYDCGSRNQKELRREIATFQHGPGRRIDILVLSHLDSDHVNGVEALLAKNGAGAVILPYLTPVERVQLAVGEIRSDGYGPDAAERIVSPISWLRNRGARRVYLVARGDHDGSPRLLEPKPPERIHAAQWWELSGVHSTDVAADGAIGSGGVLKLRVLGADLWDVALYAPRIDAKAQLDLERRVCSALERSVNFDAVLREAVWSETLRKRLVSAYDRAIGRAPNDMSLCMCTGPSHPDCWRAVGRQPSRRLNWLSTGDLPLRSAVQIAEFAAGLDPVRLRGVDVFVIPHHGSKHNCDVDELSKLLTPRDWLACAGRSAHHPSPAIRRQITRWHQGSFKKVGLLPRTAFRRAFRTNGLANPGDQNR; this is encoded by the coding sequence TTGTTCGAAGCGCTGGAGAAGGCCTACGCGGAGGCGAAGACCAAGTTATGCGACCGCGTCGGACGCAAGCAGGCGATCGCGTTCCTAGTGGAATACGACGCCATCTCGCGTGCAATCGTCGGCACTCCCAGCCAGACCGGGACGCGGCATGAAGTAGGCACTGCCCAAGGAGCGCCCATGTCACGTGCGACCGCCGTGTTCACCCAACGCCCTGTTGGACAGGGCGGATTTCTAACTGGAACGCTTGAGGCTCTCGACGAGGAAGTCAACATCGTTTACGACTGCGGATCGCGCAACCAAAAAGAGCTGCGACGCGAGATCGCCACGTTTCAGCATGGCCCGGGCCGAAGAATCGACATACTCGTTCTCTCGCATCTCGACTCTGACCACGTGAATGGCGTCGAGGCCCTTCTCGCGAAAAACGGCGCAGGAGCCGTGATCTTGCCGTATCTCACGCCAGTCGAGCGCGTCCAGCTCGCTGTCGGAGAGATCAGGAGTGACGGATACGGGCCGGATGCCGCCGAGCGCATCGTAAGCCCAATCAGTTGGTTGAGGAACCGCGGAGCACGGCGCGTTTACCTCGTGGCGCGCGGCGATCACGACGGTAGCCCGCGCCTTCTCGAACCGAAGCCACCTGAACGGATCCACGCGGCGCAATGGTGGGAGCTCAGCGGCGTCCATTCCACTGATGTTGCAGCCGACGGCGCAATCGGTTCTGGCGGCGTGCTGAAATTGCGAGTACTGGGCGCAGACCTCTGGGACGTTGCCCTATACGCTCCGCGCATCGACGCGAAAGCGCAGCTCGACCTCGAACGTCGCGTGTGCAGCGCCCTAGAACGCTCGGTCAACTTCGATGCAGTGTTGAGGGAGGCCGTCTGGAGCGAAACGCTCAGGAAGCGACTGGTGAGCGCGTATGACCGTGCGATCGGACGTGCACCGAATGACATGTCTCTGTGCATGTGCACCGGACCGAGCCATCCGGATTGCTGGAGGGCAGTGGGCCGGCAGCCTTCACGGAGGCTGAACTGGTTGTCCACGGGCGACCTTCCGCTCCGGTCAGCAGTGCAGATCGCGGAATTCGCGGCCGGGTTGGATCCCGTTCGCCTTCGGGGCGTGGACGTTTTCGTGATCCCCCATCATGGGTCCAAGCACAACTGTGACGTTGACGAGCTGAGCAAGCTGCTGACGCCGCGCGACTGGCTCGCTTGCGCTGGCCGCTCGGCTCATCATCCCTCGCCGGCCATACGCCGCCAGATCACGAGATGGCACCAGGGATCGTTCAAGAAAGTCGGGTTGCTGCCCCGAACTGCCTTCCGCCGCGCGTTTCGGACGAATGGACTGGCTAACCCCGGAGATCAGAACCGTTGA
- the istB gene encoding IS21-like element helper ATPase IstB, producing the protein MKTLPSISPELKKVLKKLKLGPIIATLPDRMALAEMQKLSLEETLLLVLSDEIARRESSACARRAAKAGLDPDMTLERWDSSAKVRYDKRVLAELTSLRFIEASKNAVILGPVGVGKTFLASALGHIACRHGYNVIFTRADAMLRRLKQSRLDNSRDAVMTELSTIDLLVVDDFALEPMTRDESRDVYQLFVERSGRASTIVTSNRDTSEWLAAFDEVLLAQSAVDRFIHNAFDLVVEGESYRARLKPKVSDDDPPPSSPVEKKTLIGKRR; encoded by the coding sequence ATGAAGACGCTGCCGTCGATCTCGCCCGAGCTGAAGAAGGTGCTCAAGAAGCTGAAGCTCGGTCCGATCATCGCGACGCTGCCCGATCGCATGGCGCTCGCGGAGATGCAGAAGCTCTCGCTCGAAGAGACTCTGCTGCTCGTGCTCTCGGACGAGATCGCTCGTCGTGAGAGCAGCGCGTGCGCGCGACGCGCTGCGAAGGCGGGCCTCGATCCGGACATGACTCTCGAGCGCTGGGACTCGAGCGCAAAGGTCCGATACGACAAGCGCGTGCTCGCGGAGCTGACGAGCCTTCGCTTCATCGAGGCGAGCAAGAACGCGGTGATCCTCGGGCCGGTCGGGGTCGGCAAGACGTTTCTCGCGAGCGCGCTCGGCCACATCGCGTGCCGGCACGGCTACAACGTGATCTTCACGCGCGCCGACGCGATGCTCAGGCGGCTCAAGCAGAGCCGTCTCGACAACTCGCGCGACGCGGTGATGACGGAGCTGTCGACGATCGATCTGCTCGTCGTCGACGACTTCGCGCTCGAGCCCATGACGCGCGACGAGAGCCGAGACGTTTATCAGCTCTTCGTCGAGCGCTCGGGCCGCGCATCGACGATCGTCACGAGCAACCGAGACACCTCGGAGTGGCTCGCAGCATTCGACGAGGTGCTGCTCGCGCAGAGCGCGGTCGATCGCTTCATCCACAACGCCTTCGACCTGGTCGTCGAGGGCGAATCCTATCGCGCGAGGCTCAAGCCGAAGGTCAGCGACGACGACCCTCCGCCGTCCTCGCCGGTCGAGAAGAAGACGCTGATCGGAAAGCGCCGCTGA
- a CDS encoding reverse transcriptase domain-containing protein, whose protein sequence is MPCSYGFRPGRSAHHALRELNRILWTGEAAWVLEADIESFFDSIDREMLKEMLRRRILSSIHEIPIARVLPGAFGLWTRRIGW, encoded by the coding sequence TTGCCCTGTTCGTATGGCTTCCGGCCGGGGCGCAGCGCGCACCATGCGCTGCGTGAGCTGAATCGGATCCTGTGGACCGGCGAGGCGGCTTGGGTGCTGGAAGCAGACATCGAGTCCTTCTTCGACAGCATCGATCGCGAGATGCTGAAGGAGATGCTCCGGCGCCGGATCTTGTCCTCGATACACGAGATACCGATCGCGCGCGTCTTGCCCGGCGCTTTCGGATTGTGGACGCGACGGATCGGTTGGTGA
- a CDS encoding ComEC/Rec2 family competence protein has product MNTTLELIAVEFISFDVGQGNFGVLRGPSEAIVFDTHVPPRGGREEFVKRALAKAVEGLSVRGLVLTGFDADHADVRGVAWVLRRYQPTWVMYPTYFKETAEASAVFRVIRGEQRDRKSSRSPLVAVSVRIDQDPVLSELSDDFAFEAFSPHHEDMDTSNNSSLVVKVERSGLSLSSFKVLVPGDTEATRWDAMARLFRGRLRADLLIAPHHGSNHGLTQDALHRIRPSHVHISCGRNNQYGHPGANTVALLKQQGCSTFCTAVHGSLATTGGILGMKTRKWTPA; this is encoded by the coding sequence GTGAATACCACTTTAGAGCTGATCGCAGTGGAGTTCATTAGTTTCGACGTTGGCCAGGGCAACTTCGGGGTCCTCCGAGGACCGAGCGAAGCCATTGTCTTCGACACGCACGTGCCGCCGCGCGGCGGACGGGAGGAGTTCGTCAAGCGCGCTCTTGCAAAGGCGGTCGAAGGACTGAGCGTCCGAGGGCTCGTCTTGACGGGTTTCGACGCCGATCACGCGGATGTACGCGGTGTCGCCTGGGTTCTGCGCAGGTACCAACCGACATGGGTGATGTACCCGACGTACTTCAAGGAGACCGCGGAAGCCTCAGCTGTGTTTCGCGTCATTCGCGGCGAGCAGCGCGACCGAAAGTCCTCACGTTCTCCGCTGGTCGCCGTGTCGGTGCGCATCGACCAGGACCCGGTGCTCTCGGAGCTCTCGGATGATTTCGCGTTCGAGGCATTCAGTCCTCACCATGAGGACATGGATACGTCGAACAACAGCTCGCTCGTCGTGAAGGTCGAACGGTCCGGCCTGTCGCTGAGCTCGTTCAAGGTGCTGGTTCCCGGTGACACCGAGGCTACACGATGGGACGCAATGGCCCGCCTCTTCCGCGGCCGCCTTCGTGCCGACCTTCTTATCGCGCCGCACCACGGATCGAACCACGGACTTACCCAGGATGCGCTGCATCGCATTCGACCGAGCCACGTCCACATCAGCTGCGGCCGCAACAATCAATACGGCCACCCTGGAGCGAACACGGTTGCACTCCTGAAGCAACAGGGTTGTAGTACCTTCTGCACTGCCGTCCACGGCTCGCTTGCCACGACCGGTGGAATCCTCGGCATGAAGACGCGGAAATGGACGCCGGCGTGA